The following proteins are encoded in a genomic region of Lachnospiraceae bacterium KM106-2:
- a CDS encoding RNA polymerase sporulation specific sigma factor SigF, with the protein MDTLELIERSKQGDKEARDQLVTENIGLVWSIVRRFTNRGHELEDLFQIGTIGLIKAIDKFDTSFEVKFSTYAVPMITGEIKRFLRDDGMIKVSRSLKEIAGKVRITKEVLNNRLQREPTIEEVSEEIGVPVEDIIMALESNAEVESLYKTIYQGDGNAIYLIDKVEQVKDENDVVIDKIALKEIMNTLDEKDRNLIELRYFKDKTQTDIAKELGISQVQVSRLEKKILKTMRERMI; encoded by the coding sequence ATGGATACTCTAGAATTAATTGAACGATCGAAACAAGGCGATAAAGAGGCAAGAGATCAGCTTGTAACAGAGAACATAGGATTAGTTTGGAGTATTGTAAGAAGATTTACCAATCGAGGACATGAATTAGAAGATTTATTTCAAATAGGTACAATTGGCTTAATAAAGGCAATTGATAAATTTGATACCTCATTTGAGGTTAAGTTTTCTACGTATGCAGTACCGATGATAACCGGTGAGATAAAACGGTTTTTACGTGATGATGGTATGATCAAGGTTAGTAGATCCTTAAAGGAGATCGCAGGAAAAGTAAGGATCACTAAAGAAGTCTTAAATAACCGGTTACAGAGAGAGCCGACCATCGAAGAGGTTAGTGAAGAAATCGGGGTTCCAGTTGAAGATATTATCATGGCACTAGAATCCAATGCGGAAGTGGAATCCTTATATAAGACAATTTATCAAGGAGACGGCAATGCAATCTATCTCATTGATAAAGTGGAACAAGTGAAAGATGAGAATGATGTTGTGATCGACAAGATCGCATTAAAGGAAATTATGAATACATTAGATGAAAAGGATAGGAATTTGATCGAGTTACGTTACTTTAAAGATAAGACACAGACGGATATTGCAAAGGAATTAGGAATCTCTCAAGTGCAGGTATCACGTCTCGAGAAGAAGATATTAAAGACAATGCGGGAGCGAATGATCTAA